The genomic stretch CATTGCAGCAATTGCCGCAAAGTTTCGGGCACCGCCTTCCACACCGGCGTCATGGTGCGCCGCGGGGCCTTTGAGCCCCCATTTCCCAGATGAACTCGTTAATCGATGCCCTGAGATGGAGATTATGCTATAAGAATCAATATGTTGAGGAGTTGATGGAGTGGTTGGCATGGCACACCCGATGGGTGAATCGAAACGGGACGGACTTCGGGTC from Alphaproteobacteria bacterium encodes the following:
- a CDS encoding GFA family protein is translated as MSVPFEGGCLCGAVRYRCSTEPDRVYFCHCSNCRKVSGTAFHTGVMVRRGAFEPPFPR